A single region of the Prochlorococcus marinus str. MIT 0917 genome encodes:
- a CDS encoding high light inducible protein, whose protein sequence is MSENDSEINNHSFDSDPGNIETIEPKNDPKLIDQSKNLNSYPKWINNKGEEVKQVFGFNENAELVNARVAMIGFLMLILTELAFGGEPATLKIFGIS, encoded by the coding sequence ATGTCTGAGAATGATTCAGAGATCAATAATCATAGTTTCGATTCAGATCCAGGTAATATAGAAACAATTGAACCTAAAAATGATCCAAAACTAATTGATCAAAGCAAAAACCTCAATTCATACCCTAAATGGATAAATAATAAAGGCGAAGAGGTAAAACAAGTTTTTGGTTTTAATGAAAATGCTGAACTTGTTAATGCGAGAGTAGCTATGATCGGATTTTTAATGCTTATCCTAACTGAATTAGCTTTTGGTGGCGAACCAGCAACGCTTAAAATTTTTGGAATCAGCTAA
- the ilvC gene encoding ketol-acid reductoisomerase, which translates to MAKLFYDSDADLGLLQDKTVAIIGYGSQGHAHALNLKDSGINVVVGLYEGSRSASKATSDGLEVLSVSEASERADWIMILLPDEFQKDVYTKEIAPHLKPGKILSFAHGFNIRFELIKPPEFVDVVMIAPKGPGHTVRWEYQNGQGVPALFAIEQDASGKARSLAMAYAKGIGGTRAGILETNFKEETETDLFGEQAVLCGGLSELVKAGFETLVDAGYQPELAYFECLHEVKLIVDLMVKGGLTAMRDSISNTAEYGDYVSGPRLITKETKEEMKNILADIQDGTFAKNFVKECEAGKPEMKRIRQTDSELPIEKVGKTLRSMFSWLKSD; encoded by the coding sequence ATGGCAAAACTTTTTTACGACTCCGATGCAGACCTAGGTCTTCTTCAAGATAAAACCGTTGCAATTATCGGCTATGGATCTCAAGGCCATGCGCATGCATTGAATTTAAAAGATAGTGGCATCAACGTTGTTGTTGGACTTTATGAAGGAAGTCGCTCAGCCAGTAAAGCAACTTCTGATGGATTGGAAGTTTTAAGCGTATCAGAGGCCTCCGAGAGGGCAGATTGGATTATGATACTTTTACCTGATGAGTTTCAAAAAGACGTTTATACCAAAGAGATAGCACCTCATTTGAAACCAGGGAAAATACTAAGTTTTGCTCATGGTTTCAATATTCGTTTTGAATTAATAAAACCACCTGAGTTTGTCGATGTTGTAATGATTGCACCAAAAGGGCCTGGGCACACTGTCAGATGGGAGTATCAGAATGGTCAAGGGGTTCCTGCTTTATTTGCCATTGAGCAAGATGCCTCAGGCAAAGCCAGATCACTTGCGATGGCTTATGCAAAAGGTATTGGAGGAACACGCGCTGGAATTCTAGAAACTAACTTCAAAGAAGAAACAGAAACTGATCTATTTGGAGAACAAGCAGTTTTGTGTGGAGGCCTATCAGAATTAGTCAAAGCTGGTTTTGAAACTCTTGTAGACGCAGGCTATCAGCCTGAATTGGCCTACTTCGAATGCTTGCATGAAGTCAAATTAATAGTTGACCTCATGGTTAAAGGAGGTCTAACGGCAATGAGGGATTCGATTTCAAATACTGCTGAATATGGAGATTACGTAAGCGGTCCAAGATTGATAACTAAAGAGACAAAAGAGGAAATGAAAAATATTCTTGCCGATATTCAAGATGGTACTTTTGCTAAAAACTTTGTAAAAGAATGCGAGGCTGGAAAACCTGAAATGAAAAGGATTCGCCAAACAGACTCAGAACTACCGATAGAAAAAGTAGGAAAAACACTTCGTTCTATGTTTAGTTGGCTTAAATCAGACTAA
- a CDS encoding HU family DNA-binding protein — translation MNKADLVNLVAARTELTKTDVSLVVDAAIDTIIDSVVEGKKVSILGFGSFEPRDRSARQGLNPKTGEKIAIPAKRVPAFTAGKLFKDRVQG, via the coding sequence ATGAACAAAGCAGATTTAGTCAACCTAGTTGCAGCTCGTACTGAGCTAACGAAAACAGACGTCTCTCTGGTGGTTGATGCCGCCATAGATACAATTATTGATTCTGTAGTGGAGGGTAAGAAAGTCTCCATTCTAGGGTTTGGCTCTTTTGAGCCTCGCGATCGTTCTGCTCGTCAGGGATTAAACCCTAAAACTGGAGAGAAGATAGCAATCCCTGCTAAGCGAGTTCCTGCTTTTACTGCTGGGAAGTTGTTTAAGGACCGTGTTCAGGGATGA
- a CDS encoding NAD(P)H-quinone oxidoreductase NdhF: protein MLLSITWLIPGLPIIASIFIALLLLSFSKTMNRLTKPVSYFLIASLALSELINFILFKNKITGNYVLFGDSFELAIDRQALLFSESIGFIILLIMLLSVAKLKRRSGYVRYFIFLGFFSGFVYLFSFSGSLFHNFYDPLISSLDKIGITF, encoded by the coding sequence ATGTTATTAAGTATTACTTGGCTTATCCCAGGTCTACCAATAATTGCATCTATTTTCATCGCGTTGCTTTTATTGAGTTTTAGTAAAACAATGAATAGGCTTACAAAGCCAGTATCATATTTTCTTATTGCCAGTCTTGCTCTTTCTGAACTGATCAACTTTATTTTATTTAAAAATAAAATAACGGGTAATTATGTTTTATTTGGTGACAGTTTCGAGTTGGCTATTGATCGACAAGCCTTGCTATTTTCTGAATCAATAGGTTTTATTATCTTATTGATTATGCTTTTATCAGTTGCTAAATTAAAAAGAAGAAGTGGCTATGTTCGATACTTTATTTTTCTAGGATTCTTTAGTGGTTTTGTTTATTTATTCTCTTTTAGTGGCAGCTTATTTCATAACTTTTATGATCCACTGATATCATCTTTAGATAAAATAGGTATTACTTTTTAA
- the cbiB gene encoding adenosylcobinamide-phosphate synthase CbiB, producing the protein MSLAVILDLLIGDPKSLPHPVQLMGVVISFLRRLAESIANENKSKLYIGGLILTLIVLSLSGLSGWLLERLFLFYKVKNPILSTLCFAFILSSSLASRSLNKSILEILNLLRNKNPENNLSNLRQKLSLIVGRDVENLDTNEILRASAETASENSVDGIFAPLFWMFIGTIFWEFNLSTPGPLAMAWIFKASSTIDSMLGYKDGKLKWLGFTGAKLDDLMVWIPSRIVLITLPFCCKPKHSILKTIRYSWKDGIADSSPNSGISEAIFAYCAEVRMGGLNYYKGVKNIKPIIAKSYPIASINSVKKILNLSIRLEIAWLLCFSIIIKYINL; encoded by the coding sequence ATCTCACTTGCAGTTATTCTCGACCTTTTAATAGGCGACCCTAAAAGCTTGCCACACCCTGTCCAATTAATGGGTGTGGTTATTAGTTTTTTGAGAAGATTAGCTGAAAGTATTGCGAACGAAAATAAATCAAAATTATATATAGGAGGTTTAATATTGACCTTGATAGTATTATCATTAAGTGGTTTATCTGGATGGCTTTTAGAAAGATTATTTTTATTTTATAAAGTAAAAAATCCAATATTAAGTACATTATGCTTTGCATTTATCTTAAGTAGTTCTCTTGCTTCGAGAAGTCTAAATAAAAGTATTTTAGAAATTCTAAATTTACTAAGAAACAAAAATCCTGAAAATAATCTAAGTAATTTAAGACAAAAATTAAGTCTTATAGTTGGCAGAGATGTAGAGAATTTAGATACAAATGAAATTCTTAGAGCTTCGGCTGAAACAGCGAGTGAAAATTCTGTGGATGGTATTTTTGCTCCATTATTTTGGATGTTTATAGGAACTATTTTCTGGGAATTTAATCTATCCACTCCAGGGCCATTGGCAATGGCATGGATCTTTAAAGCATCTAGCACCATTGATTCAATGCTTGGATACAAAGATGGCAAATTAAAGTGGCTTGGCTTCACAGGTGCGAAGCTGGATGATCTAATGGTATGGATTCCTTCAAGAATTGTATTAATTACTCTTCCTTTTTGCTGTAAACCAAAGCATTCAATTTTAAAAACGATAAGATATTCCTGGAAGGATGGAATAGCAGATTCCTCGCCAAACTCAGGCATTTCTGAAGCAATATTTGCTTATTGCGCAGAAGTAAGAATGGGAGGATTAAACTATTACAAAGGGGTAAAAAATATAAAGCCCATAATTGCAAAATCTTATCCAATAGCAAGTATAAATTCTGTAAAAAAGATCCTTAATCTAAGTATTAGACTTGAAATCGCTTGGCTATTATGTTTTTCAATAATAATAAAATATATTAATTTGTAA
- a CDS encoding sugar transferase has product MQTNSRKSLLRWSEFRKGSPRIPFEVISKEPSSLLAVEIIRNQSRYGRTLKRIGDVIFSLLVLTLGSPVFILIGILVKLSSSGSVFYIQKRIGRNYREFGCIKFRTMYKNADDLLPNLLEKYPLMRKEFEKDFKLRKDPRITKLGRFLRRSSLDELPQFFNVLKGEMSVVGPRPIVSNEINKYSLFMEEVISVRPGLTGLWQVSGRNNLSYKKRVELDLAYARNRNFILDLEIIILTLGVLIFPMDRGAY; this is encoded by the coding sequence GTGCAAACTAATTCAAGAAAATCTTTATTACGTTGGTCTGAGTTTCGTAAAGGATCTCCAAGAATTCCTTTTGAAGTAATCTCAAAAGAACCTTCTTCTTTGCTTGCTGTAGAAATAATAAGAAATCAAAGTCGTTATGGACGGACATTAAAAAGAATAGGTGATGTCATTTTTTCTTTGCTAGTTTTAACTCTAGGTTCACCAGTATTTATCTTAATTGGAATCTTAGTAAAGTTAAGTTCTTCAGGATCTGTTTTTTATATTCAAAAAAGAATAGGAAGAAACTATAGAGAATTTGGATGTATTAAGTTTCGTACTATGTATAAGAATGCTGATGATTTGCTTCCAAATTTATTAGAGAAATATCCTCTTATGAGAAAGGAATTTGAAAAAGATTTTAAATTACGTAAGGATCCTAGGATAACAAAATTAGGTAGATTTCTTCGACGATCTAGCCTAGATGAATTACCCCAATTCTTTAATGTTTTAAAAGGAGAAATGAGTGTTGTTGGCCCTAGACCAATAGTGAGTAATGAAATAAACAAATACAGCCTTTTTATGGAAGAAGTTATATCTGTTAGACCAGGCCTCACTGGCTTATGGCAGGTTAGTGGTAGAAATAATCTTAGTTATAAAAAAAGGGTTGAATTAGATTTAGCTTATGCAAGAAATAGAAATTTTATACTTGATTTGGAAATCATTATTCTTACATTAGGAGTATTAATTTTTCCAATGGATAGAGGGGCATATTGA
- a CDS encoding glycosyltransferase → MSVNSSLDLPSNIALVHEWFTPRSTGGAENVVQLIDELLTEISSQPELFSLVNEENLYENSWLLKRKVKTSFIQKLPFGISHVQKYLPLLPFAIEQIDLDGYPLVISSSHLVAKGVLTSPDQLHISYVHTPVRYAWDQMNTYLKRSFFSRIGLGPLIRWQLHNLRQWDQLSGSRVDYLLANSNFTAKRIWKYWRRRSEVLHPPVNVNRFQWNKPREDFYLSVCRLVPNKRVDLLVRAFNRLKLPLIIVGDGVEKYYLKELAGPSVQILGFQSKEKIENLMSRCRAFVYSGIEDFGIAPVEAMASGAPVIALGKGGVLDTVKCFNSNSVKEATGLLFPTQTVKSLVEAIEFFKEKQLWRDLNPESIRDWSNSFSQDSFKNRFEKTINRVWREHIKSCDIATSDLGASSRNY, encoded by the coding sequence TTGAGTGTAAATTCGTCTTTAGATCTTCCAAGCAATATTGCATTAGTACATGAATGGTTTACTCCAAGATCAACTGGTGGCGCTGAGAATGTTGTTCAGTTGATTGATGAATTGTTAACTGAAATTTCATCGCAGCCAGAACTTTTTTCCTTAGTTAATGAAGAGAACTTGTATGAAAATAGCTGGTTGCTTAAACGAAAAGTAAAAACTAGCTTTATTCAGAAATTACCATTCGGGATTTCGCATGTTCAAAAATATTTGCCTCTTTTGCCTTTCGCAATTGAACAGATTGATTTAGATGGATATCCATTGGTTATAAGCAGTAGTCATCTTGTTGCTAAGGGTGTTTTGACTTCGCCTGACCAACTTCATATTAGTTATGTTCATACACCGGTCAGATATGCTTGGGATCAAATGAATACATATTTGAAACGATCTTTTTTTAGCAGAATTGGCTTAGGCCCATTGATTAGATGGCAATTGCATAATTTGAGGCAATGGGATCAATTAAGTGGCTCAAGAGTAGATTACTTGCTGGCGAATTCAAATTTTACAGCAAAGAGGATTTGGAAGTATTGGAGAAGGCGTTCAGAGGTTCTACATCCTCCCGTAAATGTAAATCGATTTCAATGGAATAAACCTAGAGAAGATTTCTATTTGAGTGTTTGCAGATTGGTTCCTAATAAAAGGGTTGATTTACTCGTTAGGGCCTTTAATAGGCTCAAATTACCTTTGATAATTGTTGGCGATGGAGTCGAAAAGTATTATTTAAAAGAGCTTGCAGGGCCATCAGTTCAAATTCTTGGTTTTCAAAGCAAAGAGAAGATTGAAAATCTAATGAGCAGATGTAGAGCCTTTGTTTATTCAGGTATTGAGGATTTTGGCATAGCTCCTGTGGAGGCAATGGCCTCAGGAGCACCTGTAATTGCTTTAGGTAAGGGAGGGGTTTTAGATACTGTTAAATGCTTTAACTCTAATTCAGTTAAAGAGGCAACTGGACTTTTATTTCCTACTCAGACTGTGAAGTCATTAGTTGAAGCAATTGAATTTTTTAAGGAAAAACAACTTTGGAGAGATTTAAACCCTGAGTCGATTAGAGATTGGAGTAATTCTTTTTCTCAAGATTCATTTAAAAATAGATTTGAGAAAACCATAAATAGAGTTTGGAGGGAGCATATCAAATCTTGTGACATTGCGACTAGTGACCTTGGTGCTTCATCAAGAAATTACTAA